AGGGGCACAATATGCTCCGTTTTCATTTTCATGCCGCGCTCAGAAAAGCGAACGCCTTTGATGGGTTTTCGTGTAGCGGGAATTTTCCAGACCGCGTTTTCAAGGTCGATTTCCTGCCAGCGGGCAAATCTCAGCTCACTGGAGCGGACAAACGTCAGCAGCGCCAGTTCTACCGCGATTTTGGTCAGTAAGCGCCCGCGATAGGAAGATAAGCGGGCTAAAAAGTCAGGCAAGTCTTCATGGGGTAGTGCGGGATGGTGACGGGATTTTGTGGTGGTGAGTGCGCCGGCCATGTCGTTAGCAGGGTTTGTTTCCAGAATATCGTTCTGGACGGCATAGCGCATGATAGCGGTGATACGCTGGCGTAGCCGTTGTGCTATATCGTGTTTGCCCTGTTCATCAATGGCTTTGACGGGGGCTAAAAGCTGGCTGGTGCGTAACGTGGTAATATCGCGTGCGCCGATATGCGGGAAAATAGACTGCTCAAGGCTGCGCAGCACTGTTTGGCTATGTCTGTCACTCCAGCGTTTGTTACTGGCGTGCCATGCGCGGGCGACTTCTTCAAACGAGTTCACTTTGGCAGGCGTTGGGGTGCCTTTCTTTTCGGCTTTGGGATCGATGCCCTGAGCCATCAGCTTTTTGGCCTCATCGCGTTTAGCGCGGGCATCGGCTAATGATACAGCGGGATAAACACCGAATGCCAGTCGGTCTTCTTTCTTATCGGTCGGACGATAATATTTCATCCGCCAGTACTTCGAGCCGCGAGCAGTGACTTCTAAATAGAGACCGCCGCCATCGGCAAGTTTGTAGGTTTTTTCTTTGGGCTTTGCAGTTTCGATTTGCCGAGCGTTTAGTTTCATTATTAAGGGCATCCTTGTAATCGAACGGTAAGTGCCCCGAATTATGCCCTTCGCTGCATCTTGATTGCAACAGACGAAACTAGACCTAAAAATAAGAATGGATGTTGATTTTGCAGGATTTGCTAAGAATTGTTTGACTGGGCTGGACTTCACTGGAAGTTGAAGTGGTGCCCGGAGGCGGAATCGAACCACCGACACGGGGATTTTCAATCCCCTGCTCTACCGACTGAGCTATCCGGGCTAACGGGGCGCATTAAACCGTATTCAGCCTAATCCGTCAAACACTTTCTGCGAAAAAACTATAGAAATTGATTGTTTGCTGTATTTTTATACCAGTTTGGTGTGGTTATTCAGCTAGGGACACTTTTTATTAACTTAATGCCCCATGTTTTCGGCATTTTGCGATGGTTAGAATATCTTGAGCCAAAATTTTTGCAGTGATCACATCTTCAAGGTTTCTTTTCACTAATAGCTTACTAAGACACCCCTCAAGGATAAGTTCCATCTGTTGGGCAACTTGCTTACTGTCGTCAATATCAAGTTGTTGTAATAATTCTTCCGTGTAATGGAAAGAGTTTTGTTTTTGTAATTCGGCCAATTGGTGGATTGGATGGTCAACGTCAGGAAAAGTGCTGCAGGCAGCAATAAACAGACAGCCTGGATAACGCTGTTCCCGTACTTTTTCCTTGAGGGCATCGTAACGTGCCAGTAATTTTTGTTCAGGGTTTAAGGTATTATCCAACAGGGTTTGACGCTGCCAGATTTCAATTTGCTGACTGTGGTAGCGCAGGCAGTCGTAGAGCAAGGCTTCACGATCAGGCCAAAAATGTTTTATATGGTCGGTTTCAATATTAAAAGGAGTTAAAAGTGTCTCTAGTGTCGCTGACAGGCCATGTTGCTCTAATAAATTCAGGACATGGCTAAGCATATGTTCACGTTGCACGGTGGTTCTCCTTCCAGATTATTTTTATTGTAGATGTTGTAATTGTTGTACATGCTGGTTAAAACGCTGAGCGTCCATAAATCCATTGACTCGCGAACCAGTTAGCTCTTTTCCCTTATCGAAAAACAAGATCGTGGGGAGTCCCAAGACTTGCATTTTTTGCAACAATTCTTTTTGTTTTGGGGCGTTATCCGTGACATCTGCCTGTAATAAGAGAAATTGGCTTAATTGTGCCTGTACTTGTGGATCACTGAAAGTATATTTTTCAAACTCTTTGCAGGCTACACACCAATCAGCATACAGATCCAACATAATCGGTCGATGATGATTTTCAGTCAGAATTTGACTTAATTCTTGCCAATCAGAGACTTGTTGAAATTGCAAAGTGGTTTTTTGCTGTTCTGCCGCTGGGTTTCCCCATACCCAATCTTGTAAAGGACGTGAAGCGATGAGTGCCAAAACTAGCAATAGGGCTTGTAAAGTCCGCACCCAGCCGTTTTTGCTGTTTAAGGTTAATGCGAACGCCCAACTGAGGAAAGATACTGCCAATATGCTCCACAATCTTATGCCCCATGTGTCACCAAGTACGCGTTCTAGCAGGAAGGCTGGCAAGGCCAATATAATAAATCCGAAAGCCTCTTTAACGTATTGCATCCACGGGCCGCTGCGTGGCAGGAGTTTGTGACCAAATAGTGTGACGGCGATAAGCGGTAAGCCCATTCCCAAGGCATAGAGGTACAAGGTCAAGCCGCCGACCAATGTATTACCGCTTTGAGCGATATAAAGCAAAATAGCACTGAGCGGTGCGGTCGTGCAGGGAGAAGCGATTAACCCAGCCAAGGCTCCCATCACAAATACACCAATATAAGAGCCGCTTTGCTGTTGGTTGCTCCAATCTACGAGGCGGGTTTGGAGCGAAGAAGGAAGTTGTAGTGTATATAGACCAAACATTGATAAGGCGAGCAAGATAAACAGCACTGACAGCCCTACGAGAATGTAAGGATTTTGCAAGGCAGCTTGAAACTGTAAGCCAGCCGCCGCGACGATTAAACCAAGTATTGTGTAAGTGAGCGCCATTCCCTGAACGTAACTCATGGCGAGCCAAAAGATCCTTTTTAGGCTTTCAGGACGTTTTTGACCCAAAATAATGCTGGAAATCAGCGGATACATGGGCAGTATGCAGGGAGTAAACGCAATGCCAATGCCAATTAATAACGCCCAGAGTGGCGAAAATGGCACATCATGGGATTCGGATGATATATCTCCCTGTTGCAAAGGTGCTTGTGAGGATACGTCTTCTTTATTTGTAACTATGTTGGTTGGTATCGCGGTTCCATTACTTGATAGGGGGGAGGCAGTAACAGCTTGCAATGGTATGTTTAGGGTCTCAGGTGGATAACAATAACCCGCTTCTGCACATCCTTGATATGTGACCTGGAGAGAGCTGTCGTTGGTGGCAGACAGAATGGGAATATCAATCTGTGCCGATTGAAAATAGACTTCTGTCTTGCCAAAAAACTCATCTTCATGATCTACACCTTTAGCGTATGTAATTTTACCCAATGATGTTTCTTGGTTAGGAATGATGTTGAATTGTTTTCGATAAAGGTAATAACCGGATTTAATATCCCAGTTCAGCGTGAGTTTATTTCCTTGTTGCTGAAAATCAAACATGAATGCCTGCTCAGCAGGAAGGTAGAGACTTTTCCCTGATTGCTCAAACAGTGCGCTAGCTTTGTCAGGAGACAGAGCGATGCTACTGAACAATAGAAACAACATAAGAATACGTTTCATCATAAGATAATCTTTAACCTGCCTGTATCGTGAGTTTGATTTGGGAAATTTATTAGAATCTGCACTATAACTGATGACGGCCATAGCAGAAAGTTACTTGTTCAATATTAAGACAATACTGGGTTTTTGACAGGAAAAGATAGGCAAGGAAGGAAGTTTCAGGGGCTGGTATGCCCCTGAAGTAACGATGTCAACCAAGCGAAATTGTAAAGTTACAAGATAATACCGCCAAACAGGAAACCGAATGTGACTGCCAATACAACGGCAAGAGTTCCCGGAATAAAGAATGGATGATTGAAGACAAAACGCCCGATACGAGTGGTTCCGGTATCATCCATCTGCACGGCTGCAACCAGTGTTGGATAAGTTGGCAGAATAAACAGACCAGACACCGCAGAGAACGAAGCAATCGCTGTTAATGGAGTAACACTCAGTGCCAGAGCCATTGGCATCAATGCCTTAGCAGTTGCTGCTTGTGAATAGAGCAAGGCTGAACAGAAGAAGAAAATAACTGCCAGCAGCCACGGTTTTGCGTGAATCAAACTGCCTGCGGTTTCTTTGATCCAATCGAGATTGGCCTGAACAAAAGTATCCCCCAGCCATGCAACCCCTAAGATACAGATACATGCGCTCATGCCTGCTTTGAAAGTGCTTGAGTTCAGGATGGCATCGGTATCGACGGAGCAAATAATGGTGGTGAGAGTAGCGATACTGAGCATGATAATCAAAATCGCATTTGTGGTGTTCATCAGGGGTTTTTCAACCAGGCCGACACTTGGACTATTGATAATGGCATAAATGACAACACTCACGACACCTAACAGGAACAACAGAACAGAGCATTTTGCTTTGGGTTTGATTTGAATCTGGCTGGCACCGCGCATTTCTATCAAACCATCTTCAAGGCGTTTTTGGTAAACAGGATCATTCGCCAGTTTGGCATCAAAAAGCCATGAAATAATAAATGACATAAGGATGATGGCACAAAATGTTGAAGGCAGTAATACCATTAAGAGGTGGATATAGCTGATGCCTTGCCCTTCCATAATAGACGCCATATAAACCACGGCCGCAGAAATCGGCGAAGCAGTGATCCCTATCTGGGCAGCAACAACGGCAGTAGAGAGTGGACGGCATGGTTTTATGCCTTGCTCTTTGGCAACCTCTGTAATAACGGGCAATGTTGCCAGTGAAATGTTTCCCGTGCCTGCAAATAGCGTCAGAAAATAAGTGACGATTGGTGCAAGGATTGTGATGTATTTGGGATTCTTACGCAGTAATTTTTCAGTTTGCTGAACGAGATAATCTAATCCCCCTGCCACTTGCATGGCCGATATCGCAGCAATGACGGCCATGATAATTGAAATAACATCAAATGGAATACTGCCTGGTTTAACACCGATGGCGGCGAGGATGAGGACACCAATTCCACCAGCAAAACCAATACCGATTCCCCCTAGTCGTGCTCCCAAAAAAATGGCCAGCAGAACGATGGCTAATTCTACGGCTAACATGTTAAATACTCCTTCATTTATTTAGTATTATGAAAATCTATGGTTAATAGTTTGTGTTTGCGGAAAATTAAAAAGGCACGCTTCCGGTTGGAATAGCGTGCCTTAATAATTAAGACGAACTTGTTATTATAATCATTAATTAGTCATCAAAACGTTTTGCTTTATAAGTTGGATGTTTTAGGTTCTCAACGGAGAAAATATCATCTAATTCAGTTTCGGTCAGTAAGCCGCGCTCAAGCACGACTTCACGGACGCTTTTGCCCGTTTCAGCACAGATCTTGCCCACGATATCACCATTATGGTGACCAATAAATGGGTTCAGATAAGTTACGATCCCGATGGAGTTGAAGACGAAACTTTCACAGACTTCTTTATTGGCAGTAATACCGTTGATACATTTTTCAACCAAATTACGGCAGGCATTGCTCAGGATAGCTATAGATTCAAACATAGCCTGACCAATCGCAGGTTCCATTACGTTAAGCTGTAACTGACCAGCTTCTGCTGCCATAGTGACGCAGGTATCATTACCGATGACTTTGAAGCAAACCTGGTTAACAACTTCTGGCACAACGGGGTTAACTTTCGCTGGCATGATGGAGGAACCAGCCTGCAATTCTGGCAGGTTGATTTCATTCAGACCAGCACGAGGACCGGAAGAGAGCAGACGCAAGTCATTACAAATCTTGGACATCTTAACCGCCAGACGCTTCAATGCGCTGTGAACCATAACGTAAGCTCCACAGTCAGAAGTAGCTTCTATCAAATCTTCTGCTGGTTGGCAAGGCAATCCTGTGACTTCGGCCAATTTTTCAACGACCAGTTTTTGGTAACCTGGTGCAGTATTCAGGCCAGTACCGATAGCGGTTGCGCCAAGGTTCACTTCCAGCAGTAGCTCTGCCGTGCGATTGATGTTTTTGATCTCTTCTTTCAACAGCACGGAAAAAGCACGGAATTCTTGACCCAGTGTCATTGGAACTGCATCTTGCAACTGGGTACGACCCATTTTCAGGATGTCGTCGAATTCAACCCCTTTTTTGTCGAAGCCTTCTTTCAGCAATTCGATGGAATCAATTAAGTGCATCAAGGAGTTATAAACAGCAATACGGAAGCCAGTAGGGTAAGCGTCATTGGTTGACTGACTTCTATTCAGGTGATCATTTGGGTTCAGGTACTCATATTCACCTTTTTGATGCCCCATCAATTCCAGGCCGATATTTGCCAACACCTCATTAGTGTTCATGTTCAATGAAGTACCGGCACCACCCTGAAAGACATCAACAGGGAACTGATCCATACATTTGTTTTTAATGAGAACTTCATCACAGGCTTTGACAATGATATCTGCCACTTTTCCAGGAATAGTATGGAGTTCTTTGTTTGCCAGTGCCGCGGCTTTTTTCACCATCACCATGCCACGGATGAATTCAGGCACATTGTTGATGGTACGGTCACTGATATAAAAGTTTTCAATCGCACGCAGAGTGTGAATACCGTAGTAGGCTTCAGCAGGAACTTCTCGTTTACCTAACAGGTCTTCTTCGATACGAATGTTGTTTGACATGAGAACCTTCTTAAAATTTGGATACGTTTTTTGACTGTTCTATTACGTGTTTGTTGAAAAAAATGTTGCCGACAACAATTTCCCTGATATTAGACACTTATCATGAAATTGCTGGCGCGATCATATGTGGATTTGTGAGAAATGCCTTGAACCTGGATCACTTTATAGTGCTATTTTATTAATGAAATAGCATATGTGTGATTAAGGTCACGATTACGGAGAGAAAAAGTTAAGAGTTTGAAGTATTGAAAACGATCACGATTATCCCCACATGTGTTATCTAACACCATATTATGTGATCTAACCCCCAATAATAATGAAAGGAGAACCACGTGCGTTGGCTCCCGCTTATCCTTATATGCCTTCTGGTTTACATCGAGTCTGTCCTGTTTGTTCGGATTGCCTCTGAAGTTGGGGTCTTGTTGACTCTGTTACTGGTTATTCTTACGTCTTGTCTTGGTGTATCCCTTGTGCGTAATCAGGGCATCAAGAATTTCATTTCTATGCAGCAAAAACTCGCGGCAGGTGAGAGTCCTGCGCAAGAAGCTGTTAAAAGTGTTTCTTTGGTCATAGCTGGGTTTTTACTGATATTGCCTGGTTTTTTCACCGATTTTCTCGGATTACTGTTGTTATTGTCTCCGGTACAGAAATTTCTGACAGCGAAGTTATTGCCTCATATTAAGTTTTACCGTCCAAATACTTTTTATGGTTCCGGTAATCATGGTCAGAACGGGCAGACTTTTGAGGGAGAATATGAACGCAGGAAAGATGATGCTTCTCATATATTGGATGACCAAAAATCCGCTGAGCAAAAGAATTCTGGTGAATCTGGCAGCGAACGCAATAAGAAATGAAAATATTTTTGCTACCCACCCTTGAAGTCATGATTTCAAGCCCCAATTTGTAGCTTCGTGATACTGGTTCTGTTGGGTTCTG
The sequence above is drawn from the Xenorhabdus ishibashii genome and encodes:
- a CDS encoding tyrosine-type recombinase/integrase, whose product is MKLNARQIETAKPKEKTYKLADGGGLYLEVTARGSKYWRMKYYRPTDKKEDRLAFGVYPAVSLADARAKRDEAKKLMAQGIDPKAEKKGTPTPAKVNSFEEVARAWHASNKRWSDRHSQTVLRSLEQSIFPHIGARDITTLRTSQLLAPVKAIDEQGKHDIAQRLRQRITAIMRYAVQNDILETNPANDMAGALTTTKSRHHPALPHEDLPDFLARLSSYRGRLLTKIAVELALLTFVRSSELRFARWQEIDLENAVWKIPATRKPIKGVRFSERGMKMKTEHIVPLSRQAVSLFKELHVLSGNCEVMFPSDHNSAKVMSENTVNSALRNMGYDTQTDICGHGFRTMARGAMGESGLWSDDAIERQLSHIERNNVRAAYIHTSKHLDERRLMVQWWADYLDANREKPITPYDFAKPLRDRKNR
- the aspA gene encoding aspartate ammonia-lyase yields the protein MSNNIRIEEDLLGKREVPAEAYYGIHTLRAIENFYISDRTINNVPEFIRGMVMVKKAAALANKELHTIPGKVADIIVKACDEVLIKNKCMDQFPVDVFQGGAGTSLNMNTNEVLANIGLELMGHQKGEYEYLNPNDHLNRSQSTNDAYPTGFRIAVYNSLMHLIDSIELLKEGFDKKGVEFDDILKMGRTQLQDAVPMTLGQEFRAFSVLLKEEIKNINRTAELLLEVNLGATAIGTGLNTAPGYQKLVVEKLAEVTGLPCQPAEDLIEATSDCGAYVMVHSALKRLAVKMSKICNDLRLLSSGPRAGLNEINLPELQAGSSIMPAKVNPVVPEVVNQVCFKVIGNDTCVTMAAEAGQLQLNVMEPAIGQAMFESIAILSNACRNLVEKCINGITANKEVCESFVFNSIGIVTYLNPFIGHHNGDIVGKICAETGKSVREVVLERGLLTETELDDIFSVENLKHPTYKAKRFDD
- a CDS encoding anaerobic C4-dicarboxylate transporter encodes the protein MLAVELAIVLLAIFLGARLGGIGIGFAGGIGVLILAAIGVKPGSIPFDVISIIMAVIAAISAMQVAGGLDYLVQQTEKLLRKNPKYITILAPIVTYFLTLFAGTGNISLATLPVITEVAKEQGIKPCRPLSTAVVAAQIGITASPISAAVVYMASIMEGQGISYIHLLMVLLPSTFCAIILMSFIISWLFDAKLANDPVYQKRLEDGLIEMRGASQIQIKPKAKCSVLLFLLGVVSVVIYAIINSPSVGLVEKPLMNTTNAILIIMLSIATLTTIICSVDTDAILNSSTFKAGMSACICILGVAWLGDTFVQANLDWIKETAGSLIHAKPWLLAVIFFFCSALLYSQAATAKALMPMALALSVTPLTAIASFSAVSGLFILPTYPTLVAAVQMDDTGTTRIGRFVFNHPFFIPGTLAVVLAVTFGFLFGGIIL
- a CDS encoding FxsA family protein; this encodes MRWLPLILICLLVYIESVLFVRIASEVGVLLTLLLVILTSCLGVSLVRNQGIKNFISMQQKLAAGESPAQEAVKSVSLVIAGFLLILPGFFTDFLGLLLLLSPVQKFLTAKLLPHIKFYRPNTFYGSGNHGQNGQTFEGEYERRKDDASHILDDQKSAEQKNSGESGSERNKK
- a CDS encoding protein-disulfide reductase DsbD; translation: MMKRILMLFLLFSSIALSPDKASALFEQSGKSLYLPAEQAFMFDFQQQGNKLTLNWDIKSGYYLYRKQFNIIPNQETSLGKITYAKGVDHEDEFFGKTEVYFQSAQIDIPILSATNDSSLQVTYQGCAEAGYCYPPETLNIPLQAVTASPLSSNGTAIPTNIVTNKEDVSSQAPLQQGDISSESHDVPFSPLWALLIGIGIAFTPCILPMYPLISSIILGQKRPESLKRIFWLAMSYVQGMALTYTILGLIVAAAGLQFQAALQNPYILVGLSVLFILLALSMFGLYTLQLPSSLQTRLVDWSNQQQSGSYIGVFVMGALAGLIASPCTTAPLSAILLYIAQSGNTLVGGLTLYLYALGMGLPLIAVTLFGHKLLPRSGPWMQYVKEAFGFIILALPAFLLERVLGDTWGIRLWSILAVSFLSWAFALTLNSKNGWVRTLQALLLVLALIASRPLQDWVWGNPAAEQQKTTLQFQQVSDWQELSQILTENHHRPIMLDLYADWCVACKEFEKYTFSDPQVQAQLSQFLLLQADVTDNAPKQKELLQKMQVLGLPTILFFDKGKELTGSRVNGFMDAQRFNQHVQQLQHLQ
- the dicD gene encoding division control transcriptional repressor DicD; amino-acid sequence: MQREHMLSHVLNLLEQHGLSATLETLLTPFNIETDHIKHFWPDREALLYDCLRYHSQQIEIWQRQTLLDNTLNPEQKLLARYDALKEKVREQRYPGCLFIAACSTFPDVDHPIHQLAELQKQNSFHYTEELLQQLDIDDSKQVAQQMELILEGCLSKLLVKRNLEDVITAKILAQDILTIAKCRKHGALS